A stretch of the Conger conger chromosome 3, fConCon1.1, whole genome shotgun sequence genome encodes the following:
- the LOC133125088 gene encoding uncharacterized protein LOC133125088 translates to MSSVIWTLTLLTLASSGLCVIPTPVNLSISSRNYIHLLTWEPGPGSPDGLSYGVEVYSLGSDTSLHVPGCEEVVSPLECNLTDVMPDPRDQYFTNVTANLGIQSSTQGMLGAFRPMDETILDPPLLNVSFCGQALCVGLRPPSGRLQQVYSSLLYTLMVSNSKDGAQYPLSTKGLGGEKIKHVEPGRKYCVTATIAGRKADRKSASSQPQCAEPTVLYSPDREISLALSVLLITFLAVMFYLGYTECICKRSTFPEILILLKSQDVQALFLNYEEEAYSLVHVEAWTTAPPTTGGQEQGSSRNSICEEDGEAEPTGDAGYERRPGMANHISCSGGTSSDNPPPAAGYVLPSESRRDVSQTGTDSQDSSGCVGDDGPLSSSLAREGPLSLAREGPLSLAREGPLSLSGEGPLSLPLTGEGPLSLPLTGEGPLSLPLTGEGPLSLPLAGEGPLSLAREGPLSLAREGPLSLAREGPLSLAGEGPLSLSVAKNEPWPLSLTATEVRPASVEGGVQADEDGSGLNVNLLSVMLAGHEEEEEDEEEEDHNRPCVQTDHGYERRPFLLGVSSVSPPVLPISAAVTEPSHTQACTIYSQEDEEDDDEEDDDDDDDEEEFSGYMRNFLITS, encoded by the exons ATGTCTTCTGTAATATGGACCCTCACTCTTCTGACGCTGGCCTCTTCGG GTTTGTGCGTGATTCCCACTCCTGTGAACCTTTCCATCTCCTCACGGAACTACATCCACCTCCTGACATGGGAGCCGGGCCCTGGGTCACCCGATGGACTGAGCTACGGAGTGGAGGTGTACTCTCTGGG GAGTGATACCTCGCTGCATGTACCCGGGTGCGAAGAGGTGGTCTCCCCACTGGAATGTAACCTGACTGATGTAATGCCCGATCCCAGGGACCAATATTTCACCAATGTTACGGCCAACCTGGGAATCCAGAGCTCCACCCAAGGCATGCTGGGGGCCTTCAGACCCATGGATGAAA CCATTCTGGACCCTCCCTTGCTGAACGTCAGTTTCTGTGGGCAAGCCCTGTGCGTGGGCCTGAGACCACCATCCGGTCGGCTGCAGCAGGTCTACAGCTCACTACTCTACACGCTAATGGTCAGCAACAGCAAGGACGGAGCACAG TACCCTTTGTCCACCAAAGGCCTGGGTGGTGAGAAGATCAAGCATGTGGAGCCAGGCAGGAAGTACTGTGTCACAGCAACAATTGCCGGCAGAAAGGcagacaggaagtcagccagCAGCCAGCCGCAGTGTGCCGAACCCACGGTTTTGTATTCTCCAG ACAGGGAGATTTCGTTAGCACTGAGTGTGCTACTGATTACCTTTCTTGCAGTGATGTTCTACCTTGGCTACACTGAATGCATCTGCAAAAGAAGCACCTTCCCAGAAATTCTG ATTTTATTGAAGTCTCAGGATGTGCAGGCGCTTTTTTTGAATTATGAAGAAGAGGCGTATTCCCTGGTGCACGTGGAGGCCTGGACCACGGCACCTCCTACGACTGGAGGCCAGGAGCAGGGGAGCAGCAGGAACAGCATCTGTGAGGAGGACGGAGAGGCCGAGCCTACCGGAGACGCAGGGTATGAGAGGAGACCAGGGATGGCCAATCACATATCTTGCTCAGGTGGCACCTCCTCTGACAACCCTCCGCCAGCGGCTGGTTATGTCCTGCCATCAGAATCCCGCCGCGACGTCTCTCAGACCGGGACAGACAGCCAGGACtcatctgggtgtgtgggtgacGATGGGCCGCTGTCTTCGTCTTTGGCCAGAGAAGGACCACTGTCTTTGGCCAGAGAAGGACCACTGTCTTTGGCCAGAGAAGGACCACTGTCTTTGTCCGGAGAAGGACCACTGTCTTTGCCTTTGACCGGAGAAGGACCCCTGTCTTTGCCTTTGACCGGAGAAGGACCCCTGTCTTTGCCTTTGACCGGAGAAGGACCACTGTCTTTGCCTTTGGCCGGAGAAGGACCACTGTCTTTGGCCAGAGAAGGACCACTGTCTTTGGCCAGAGAAGGACCACTGTCTTTGGCCAGAGAAGGACCATTGTCTTTGGCCGGAGAAGGACCACTGTCTCTGTCAGTGGCCAAAAATGAACCGTGGCCTCTGTCTTTGACCGCCACCGAAGTGCGTCCTGCTTCGGTGGAAGGCGGCGTTCAGGCAGACGAGGACGGAAGTGGCCTAAATGTGAACCTGCTGTCTGTGATGCTGGCCGGgcacgaggaggaggaagaggacgaggaggaagaggaccaCAATAGGCCTTGTGTACAAACAGACCACGGGTACGAACGCAGGCCTTTCCTTCTTGGGGTATCCTCTGTAtctccccctgtcctccccATATCTGCTGCAGTCACAGAACCCTCCCACACACAAGCCTGTACCATCTACTcacaggaggatgaggaagatgatgacgaagaagatgatgatgatgatgatgatgaagaagagTTCTCAGGTTACATGAGGAACTTCCTAATTACGTCCTAA
- the LOC133124197 gene encoding interleukin-20 receptor subunit alpha-like, whose protein sequence is MNYIVITIYLLQFCCHGLAILPAPVNVTVESHNFEHNLRWDPGPGTPPGTTYRVRFSYCRNKQKLLDVQNFSAVVVKRTLQHCTRDVEDFVTIGVQAVHRGNMSDWTEKEFTPFTDTVLGPPEVNVSGCGNCLNLTITLPRGNAKKSISQIYKVFKYHISWKRDGENRVWNKSTGENSLMLHHLEQGVKYCVQVDFQVNTNKHTLPSNWVCSFTSPRKQSPVIPILASVSCLLAVGGLGLLILFHVGLLCKLKTHLPRVMSLVEAPYYCYFIVEEIVPDAVSCDAEGREKAAQRRREVSDDEEEEDEEEEDPSADDGYENHMARSFKGSSSDTASRNTTGSMSTATTALSTAENSGNSGNSGNSGNTGVVAEEPQWAEPPGGDEIPGSSEGGEERQESEGEAVDRDTDSGGDVNLLSVTLGVPDDRGGAEETGEPQCWLAPLLRTGSGDGPARLGEAHADTRADSPEPMHAATLPTLPDCGQTGTHYLHTRTNWKEEEEEDEEDEEFSGYMMR, encoded by the exons ATGAACTACATAGTCATAACTATTTATTTACTCCAGTTTTGTTGTCATg GTCTGGCAATTCTGCCTGCTCCTGTTAATGTGACAGTGGAATCTCACAACTTTGAGCACAACCTGCGATGGGATCCTGGGCCTGGAACACCCCCAGGAACCACCTACAGGGTCCGGTTCAG CTACTGCAGGAATAAGCAGAAGTTACTGGATGTCCAAAACTTCTCTGCGGTGGTGGTGAAACGCACCCTGCAGCATTGTACTCGAGACGTCGAGGATTTTGTTACCATCGGAGTGCAAGCCGTACACCGTGGCAACATGTCCGACTGGACCGAAAAGGAATTCACCCCCTTTACAGACA CTGTCTTAGGCCCACCTGAAGTCAATGTGTCAGGCTGTGGTAACTGCCTTAACTTAACCATCACGCTGCCCAGAGGAAATGCAAAGAAGTCAATTTCCCAGATCTACAAAGTCTTCAAATACCACATTTCCTggaaaagagatggagagaacagG GTGTGGAATAAGAGCACCGGGGAGAATAGTCTGATGCTGCATCATCTGGAGCAAGGGGTGAAGTACTGTGTGCAGGTAGACTTCCAGGTCAACACCAATAAGCACACCCTGCCATCTAATTGGGTCTGTTCTTTCACTAGCCCCAGGAAGCAGAGCCCAG TCATTCCCATCCTGGCCTCTGTCTCCTGCCTTCTGGCTGTGGGAGGGCTGGGCCTGCTCATCCTGTTCCACGTCGGGCTGCTGTGTAAACTGAAGACCCACCTGCCCAGAGTG ATGTCATTGGTGGAAGCCCCTTATTACTGCTACTTCATTGTGGAAGAGATCGTGCCCGACGCCGTCTCCTGTGATGCCGAGGGCCGAGAGAAGGCGGCACAGCGTCGGAGGGAAGTCTCcgatgatgaagaggaggaggatgaagaagaggaggacCCCAGTGCTGACGACGGCTATGAGAACCACATGGCACGCTCCTTCAAGGGCTCGAGCTCCGACACCGCGTCCCGCAATACAACGGGCTCCATGTCTACGGCTACCACCGCCCTCTCCACCGCCGAGAACTCTGGGAACTCTGGGAACTCTGGGAACTCCGGGAACACCGGTGTGGTGGCTGAAGAGCCGCAGTGGGCAGAACCGCCTGGAGGAGATGAGATTCCGGGTTCGAGCGAGGGAGGCGAAGAACGACAGGAATCTGAGGGCGAAGCAGTGGATAGGGACACAGACTCGGGCGGGGACGTGAACCTGCTGTCTGTGACGCTGGGGGTGCCGGACGAccggggcggggcagaggaaacgGGCGAGCCTCAGTGCTGGCTGGCACCGCTTCTCCGCACAGGAAGTGGAGACGGGCCGGCGAGGTTGGGTGAGGCACATGCAGACACCCGGGCTGACAGCCCCGAACCCATGCATGCTGCCACCCTACCCACACTCCCAGACTGTGGACAAACGGGCACACACTacttgcacacacgcacaaactggaaagaggaagaagaggaagatgaggaagatgaggagtTTTCAGGCTACATGATGCGTTAG